In a genomic window of Arthrobacter woluwensis:
- a CDS encoding FadR/GntR family transcriptional regulator, with product MAPTVSTPDEPVDLLRRRLRAGEWPVGSKIPNDAALAGILSAPQSAVREAVRCLVHAGVLESLPGKGTFVRAVSELPGALVGRVKDELTLHAMEAREALESYAVRLAAHRISEAQLAELRTTLRARGSASDLGTVAREDIRFHRLLVAATGNSLMVEMYEGLDQGRVFDFSSMKEVSPEESLQAEHEDLVEALASRDVQASARAVDHLLAHVRAKVLAPGAAD from the coding sequence GTGGCCCCCACTGTCAGCACACCCGACGAACCCGTGGACCTGCTGCGACGTCGGCTCAGGGCGGGGGAGTGGCCTGTGGGGTCGAAGATCCCCAATGACGCGGCGCTCGCGGGCATCCTGTCGGCCCCGCAGAGCGCGGTCCGTGAGGCCGTGCGGTGCCTGGTGCACGCCGGTGTCCTGGAATCCCTGCCCGGGAAGGGCACGTTCGTCAGGGCCGTCAGTGAGCTGCCCGGCGCCCTGGTGGGGCGGGTCAAGGACGAGCTCACGCTGCATGCGATGGAGGCGCGCGAGGCGCTCGAGTCGTATGCCGTCCGGCTCGCCGCGCACCGCATCTCCGAGGCTCAGCTGGCCGAACTCCGCACCACGCTCAGGGCCCGGGGGAGCGCCTCGGATCTGGGGACCGTGGCGCGCGAGGACATCCGCTTCCACCGTCTGCTCGTGGCGGCCACGGGCAATTCGCTCATGGTCGAGATGTACGAAGGGCTCGACCAGGGGAGAGTCTTCGACTTCAGCAGCATGAAGGAGGTCTCCCCGGAGGAGTCCCTCCAGGCCGAGCATGAGGACCTGGTCGAGGCGCTGGCCTCCCGTGACGTGCAGGCCAGCGCCCGCGCCGTCGACCATCTGCTGGCTCACGTCCGCGCCAAAGTGCTGGCGCCCGGCGCAGCGGACTGA
- a CDS encoding helix-turn-helix domain-containing protein — protein sequence MGRIFGNRLRAERLSRGLTQEQLGGPECSHSYVSLLERGVREPSMEILGGLARRLGLPPGELEQWALQPTVQDQEYSLAALHAWCAWDVRDYESAASHALVAAQFARESRKDATVCEMNLLRAECLTRLGRHEQGRNLVNLLLANTLTSGNAGLRSEALQLSARMSLAERSFRGAAAQAQEGLTQGAVLSEDSMVRLSALHLVIRTLLGEGHKEAAWRHCELASDDVVPERAPSHLRGRLAWVVGDVAFARGQAERGIERHERAAGLLRPQVDLKEWATFNLGSARARLEAGVADDGTLACLDRAGSAQAILGQDILGSGEEPRRELRLLRASWLHAQGRDAEALDQLAPFEERSQRMDRLSSEAAFLGGRILLGLGAPDDALARLALAQEGFFRLRNLRGAQGVADLILEISRTRYANPSPALAHCAAS from the coding sequence ATGGGCCGCATATTCGGCAATCGCCTGCGCGCTGAACGTCTGTCGCGAGGGCTGACGCAGGAGCAATTGGGCGGGCCCGAATGTTCGCACAGCTACGTCTCCCTGCTGGAGAGAGGCGTCCGGGAGCCGTCCATGGAGATCCTCGGCGGGCTCGCCCGCCGCCTCGGTCTGCCGCCCGGCGAGCTGGAACAGTGGGCGCTTCAGCCGACGGTGCAGGACCAGGAGTACTCCCTGGCCGCCTTGCACGCGTGGTGCGCCTGGGACGTCCGCGACTATGAATCGGCCGCCTCGCACGCCCTGGTGGCGGCACAGTTCGCCCGCGAGAGCCGCAAGGACGCGACCGTGTGCGAGATGAATCTCCTAAGGGCCGAATGCCTGACCCGGCTGGGCCGTCACGAACAGGGCCGGAATCTGGTGAATCTGCTGCTGGCCAACACGCTGACATCGGGAAATGCGGGTTTACGATCCGAGGCGCTTCAGCTGTCCGCCCGGATGTCCCTGGCCGAGCGGTCGTTCCGCGGGGCGGCGGCTCAGGCGCAGGAGGGCCTGACTCAGGGCGCCGTCCTCAGCGAGGATTCCATGGTGCGCCTGTCCGCCCTGCATCTCGTCATCCGCACACTGCTGGGCGAGGGGCACAAGGAGGCGGCGTGGCGGCACTGTGAGCTGGCGTCCGACGACGTCGTCCCCGAGCGGGCGCCCTCCCACCTGAGAGGGCGGCTGGCCTGGGTGGTCGGGGATGTGGCTTTCGCCCGCGGGCAGGCGGAGCGGGGGATCGAACGCCATGAGAGGGCTGCCGGGCTTCTGCGGCCCCAGGTCGACCTGAAGGAGTGGGCCACCTTCAACCTGGGTTCGGCCCGGGCCAGGCTGGAGGCCGGGGTGGCGGACGACGGCACGCTCGCCTGTCTTGACCGTGCGGGCTCCGCGCAGGCCATCCTGGGGCAGGACATTTTGGGTTCGGGCGAGGAGCCGCGGCGCGAGTTGAGGTTGCTGCGGGCATCGTGGCTGCATGCCCAGGGCCGGGACGCCGAGGCGCTGGATCAGCTGGCCCCGTTCGAGGAGCGCAGTCAGCGCATGGACCGGCTCTCGTCGGAGGCCGCCTTCCTCGGAGGGCGGATCCTGCTGGGACTGGGTGCGCCGGACGACGCGCTGGCCCGCCTGGCTCTCGCGCAGGAGGGCTTCTTCCGGCTGCGGAACCTCAGGGGCGCGCAGGGTGTCGCGGACCTGATCCTGGAGATCTCCCGGACGCGTTATGCGAACCCTTCCCCGGCCCTCGCGCACTGCGCGGCGAGCTGA
- a CDS encoding FadR/GntR family transcriptional regulator, with protein sequence MHHLQPTVRNVPLSVQIGTQLREQIMNGTWPVGTKVPGEHDLVRTFGTSRNTVREALRALVHLGLLESRPGDGTYVRSTSELGAVLGRRISEESVNEVFEVREALEVQAARLAASRITESQIGELRELLRERYAGETPADRLQADVRFHQGIVAASGNPLITELHHGLEPAVIHDESNYSGLNTEGFLLEEHQAILDALESHDPDGAVAATLQLLDGANRPSASK encoded by the coding sequence GTGCATCACCTACAACCCACTGTCCGCAACGTTCCGCTGTCCGTCCAGATCGGAACGCAGTTGCGCGAGCAGATCATGAATGGAACCTGGCCCGTCGGGACCAAGGTTCCGGGTGAGCACGATCTGGTCCGGACCTTCGGCACCAGCCGCAACACGGTCCGCGAAGCATTGCGGGCCCTGGTCCACCTCGGATTGCTGGAATCCCGCCCCGGAGACGGCACCTATGTCCGCTCCACCAGTGAACTCGGCGCCGTCCTGGGCCGCCGCATCTCCGAGGAATCGGTCAACGAAGTGTTCGAGGTCCGCGAAGCCCTCGAGGTTCAGGCTGCCCGCCTCGCCGCCTCCCGGATCACGGAGAGCCAGATCGGGGAACTCCGCGAGCTCCTCCGCGAGCGCTACGCAGGCGAGACGCCCGCGGACCGCCTGCAGGCCGATGTGCGTTTTCACCAGGGCATCGTCGCCGCATCCGGCAATCCGCTGATCACCGAACTCCATCACGGCCTCGAGCCGGCGGTGATTCACGATGAAAGCAATTATTCGGGCCTGAACACCGAGGGCTTCCTCCTCGAAGAACATCAAGCCATTCTCGACGCGCTCGAAAGCCACGACCCGGACGGCGCGGTCGCGGCGACACTTCAATTACTCGACGGCGCCAACAGGCCCAGCGCGTCGAAATAA
- a CDS encoding endonuclease/exonuclease/phosphatase family protein, producing the protein MNPLNPTRTPAPASDDRTRAARLRPRDLVLLGAAAAITAAAFLHLVLTGPAGTFFAIILPWLWIPALLCLGFMPWARRRARAALLIPLLAWGLMAAPALIPLQSSAVPQAQSGADDGRITVASQNVHAGSGADSTARAARALAERGAGVVVLVELDDAGRRAAREVLAERYPHAYTVGTVGIWSRYPLSNTRALGLGLGWKRAVAADVEAPGGTLTLYAVHAASVRPGEQGARDEMLRDLSQVIAKDDAPRAVAVGDFNAVAQDPALAGIRSTLSEPAQNTPSFGFSWPAGLPLARIDHVFQRGLVPRENTMLRAGDSDHLALVASFDNPL; encoded by the coding sequence GTGAACCCCCTGAACCCGACCCGCACCCCCGCTCCCGCCTCAGACGACCGGACCCGCGCCGCCCGTCTCCGTCCGCGGGATCTGGTGCTGCTCGGCGCCGCGGCGGCGATCACGGCGGCCGCGTTCCTGCACCTGGTGCTCACGGGACCCGCCGGAACGTTCTTCGCGATCATCCTCCCGTGGCTCTGGATTCCGGCGCTGCTGTGCCTGGGCTTCATGCCCTGGGCACGACGGCGCGCCAGGGCCGCCCTCCTGATCCCGCTCCTGGCATGGGGGCTGATGGCCGCCCCCGCTCTGATCCCCCTCCAGTCCTCGGCCGTTCCTCAGGCGCAGTCCGGCGCGGACGACGGGCGGATCACCGTGGCGAGCCAGAACGTGCACGCCGGCAGCGGAGCGGACTCCACGGCACGGGCGGCGCGCGCACTCGCAGAACGGGGCGCCGGCGTCGTCGTCCTGGTGGAGCTCGACGACGCCGGACGCAGGGCCGCGCGGGAGGTTCTGGCGGAGCGCTATCCGCACGCGTACACCGTGGGAACGGTGGGCATCTGGAGCCGGTATCCGCTCAGCAACACCCGCGCGCTGGGCCTGGGGCTGGGCTGGAAGCGGGCCGTGGCGGCGGACGTCGAGGCGCCCGGCGGGACCCTGACCCTGTACGCCGTGCATGCCGCCTCGGTCCGGCCCGGGGAACAGGGCGCCCGGGACGAGATGCTCCGGGATCTGTCCCAGGTGATCGCGAAGGACGACGCGCCGCGGGCCGTGGCGGTGGGCGACTTCAACGCGGTGGCTCAGGACCCAGCCCTGGCAGGGATCCGCTCGACTTTGTCCGAACCGGCGCAGAACACCCCGTCCTTCGGGTTCAGCTGGCCGGCCGGGCTGCCGCTGGCCCGCATCGACCACGTCTTCCAGCGCGGGCTCGTGCCCCGGGAGAACACGATGCTGCGGGCCGGCGACAGCGACCATCTCGCCCTCGTCGCGTCCTTCGACAATCCGCTGTGA
- a CDS encoding thymidine kinase, translating into MAKLYFRYGAMNSGKSTALLQVAFNYEERGQRVLLAKPGIDTKGDTSIVSRLGVKREVDFVIPHDADVRSLVRQRAAGDDPEALLEHVDMAPVACLLVDEAQFLTPEQADGLFRIAVLDDIPVLAYGIRTDFRTQAFPGAARLLEIAHSLEELKTICRCGRKAVFNTRIVGGKFVFDGGQVAIDGEEVQYESLCGSCYLQETGGTLNP; encoded by the coding sequence GTGGCCAAGCTCTACTTCCGCTACGGCGCCATGAATTCGGGGAAGTCCACGGCCCTGCTGCAGGTGGCCTTCAACTATGAGGAGCGCGGCCAGCGGGTCCTGCTGGCCAAGCCCGGGATCGACACGAAGGGCGACACCTCGATCGTGTCCCGCCTCGGCGTGAAGCGTGAGGTCGACTTCGTGATCCCGCACGACGCCGACGTCCGTTCCCTGGTCCGCCAGCGCGCGGCCGGCGACGATCCGGAGGCGCTCCTGGAGCACGTCGACATGGCCCCGGTGGCCTGCCTTCTGGTGGACGAGGCGCAGTTCCTCACGCCCGAACAGGCGGACGGGCTGTTCCGGATCGCCGTCCTGGACGACATCCCGGTGCTGGCCTACGGCATCAGGACGGACTTCCGCACGCAGGCTTTCCCGGGCGCGGCGCGCCTCCTCGAGATCGCCCACTCGCTCGAGGAGCTCAAGACCATCTGCCGCTGCGGCCGCAAGGCGGTGTTCAACACCCGGATCGTCGGAGGCAAGTTCGTGTTCGACGGCGGCCAGGTCGCCATCGACGGGGAGGAAGTCCAGTACGAATCCCTGTGCGGCAGCTGCTACCTCCAGGAGACCGGCGGCACCCTCAACCCCTGA
- a CDS encoding FadR/GntR family transcriptional regulator — MRSEHTPQKTRPVAYDFSKKLEHWIDSGVWPEGGLLPTWDELALIFGASELEHAHEVLDGLHRRGILTARPADGRLVIAVKGGAQDSSTLAATQGSPEPDGERWRLVSETRRALLTQAARLAATRASADGLARLDALLAVDVEPSGAPGEDFEREVIVASGNELMLRIYDRLSLLEDMTRTADDAPAVDFPRVRFARGELLRAITARQPTAAALLADRIP, encoded by the coding sequence GTGCGTTCCGAACACACTCCCCAGAAGACCCGGCCCGTCGCCTACGACTTCAGCAAGAAGCTCGAACACTGGATCGACTCGGGGGTCTGGCCTGAAGGCGGGCTGCTGCCCACCTGGGACGAGCTGGCACTGATCTTCGGCGCTTCCGAACTCGAACACGCCCATGAGGTCCTGGACGGCCTCCACCGCCGCGGCATCCTCACCGCCAGACCCGCGGACGGACGCCTGGTGATCGCGGTGAAGGGCGGTGCGCAGGACAGCTCCACCCTCGCCGCCACCCAGGGCTCACCGGAGCCGGACGGCGAACGCTGGCGGCTGGTGTCGGAGACCCGCAGAGCGCTCCTTACGCAGGCCGCACGGCTTGCGGCCACCCGCGCCTCGGCCGACGGGCTGGCCCGGCTGGACGCACTTCTCGCCGTCGACGTCGAGCCCTCCGGAGCGCCTGGCGAGGACTTCGAGCGGGAAGTGATCGTGGCTTCCGGCAATGAGCTCATGCTGCGCATCTATGACCGGCTCTCCCTCCTGGAAGACATGACCCGGACGGCCGACGACGCGCCGGCGGTCGACTTCCCACGGGTCCGGTTCGCGCGGGGCGAGCTCCTGAGGGCGATCACCGCTCGTCAGCCGACAGCGGCCGCCCTCCTGGCCGACCGCATCCCCTGA
- a CDS encoding cupin domain-containing protein, whose protein sequence is MGTEPSVTALCHVPTAELVHEALPAEQVLSGSPTAAVLELEDLGGSSVGVWEMTPGVATDVEAEEVFVVLGGSARIDFQGEDGEVTHTLEVGPGDLVRLREGQHTVWTVHETLRKVYVSA, encoded by the coding sequence ATGGGTACCGAACCTTCCGTCACGGCACTGTGCCACGTCCCCACCGCCGAACTGGTCCACGAGGCCCTCCCGGCCGAGCAGGTCCTGAGCGGCTCCCCCACCGCGGCCGTCCTGGAACTCGAGGACCTCGGCGGCTCGAGCGTGGGCGTCTGGGAGATGACTCCGGGCGTCGCCACGGACGTGGAGGCCGAAGAGGTGTTCGTCGTGCTCGGCGGCTCGGCCCGCATCGACTTCCAGGGAGAGGACGGCGAGGTCACGCACACTCTGGAGGTCGGGCCCGGGGACCTGGTGCGCCTCCGGGAGGGGCAGCACACCGTCTGGACCGTGCACGAGACACTGCGCAAGGTGTACGTCAGCGCCTGA